One Desulfovibrio fairfieldensis genomic window carries:
- a CDS encoding cytochrome c peroxidase, whose protein sequence is MRISCAAAAALGMVALLSGPASAAPTGETASGGMPPMAKFAKVSQVVQDKCMACHTRGYDLPFYAKVPGIRQIIEKDYRDGIRAMDLNVELIQNKGKPIGETVLAKMEWVIVNDTMPPAKFAVVHWGSRLSDRDKKDILDWVKTSRKAHYATDAAPKRANEPLQPLPRLIKADAKKVALGDKLFNDKRLSTDSTLSCAGCHFYDRGGTDHQRFSEGVRKQFGDVNPPTVFNAAFNLAQFWDGRAADLQEQAGGPPMNPIEMGSKNWEEIIGRLSRDAALTAEFTAVYPDGWSGKNITDAIAEYEKTLITPDSRFDKWLRGDDKALSAQEVQGYNRFKAYRCASCHVGKSVGGQSYEYMDLKKDYFADNRNGKELGSDKGRYNHTKSDVDMRRFKVPNLRNIELTGPYLHDGTVDTLDEAVRIMGVYCAGLDVPQSDRDLIVAFLRTLTGEHKMLSGKVAAK, encoded by the coding sequence ATGAGGATTTCCTGTGCCGCAGCGGCCGCTTTGGGGATGGTCGCACTGCTCAGCGGGCCCGCGTCGGCCGCGCCCACCGGTGAAACGGCGTCCGGCGGCATGCCGCCCATGGCCAAGTTCGCCAAGGTTTCCCAGGTTGTGCAGGACAAGTGCATGGCCTGTCACACCCGCGGCTATGACCTGCCGTTTTACGCCAAAGTGCCGGGCATCCGCCAGATCATTGAAAAAGACTACCGAGACGGCATCCGCGCCATGGACCTTAATGTGGAGCTGATCCAGAACAAGGGCAAACCCATCGGCGAAACCGTACTGGCGAAAATGGAATGGGTGATCGTCAATGATACCATGCCTCCGGCCAAGTTCGCGGTGGTGCACTGGGGCAGCCGCCTTTCGGACCGGGACAAGAAGGACATCCTGGACTGGGTGAAGACCTCGCGCAAGGCCCACTATGCCACCGACGCCGCGCCCAAACGCGCCAACGAGCCCTTGCAGCCTCTGCCGCGCTTGATCAAGGCCGACGCCAAAAAGGTGGCCCTGGGCGACAAGCTGTTCAATGACAAGCGCCTTTCCACGGACAGCACGCTGTCCTGCGCCGGTTGCCACTTTTATGACCGGGGCGGCACGGACCACCAGCGCTTCTCCGAAGGCGTGCGCAAGCAGTTCGGCGACGTGAACCCGCCCACGGTGTTCAACGCGGCCTTCAATCTGGCCCAGTTCTGGGACGGCCGCGCGGCCGACCTGCAGGAACAGGCGGGCGGCCCGCCCATGAATCCCATTGAAATGGGCAGCAAGAACTGGGAGGAAATCATCGGCCGCCTGTCCCGGGACGCTGCCCTGACCGCAGAGTTCACGGCCGTCTATCCCGACGGCTGGAGCGGCAAGAACATCACCGACGCCATCGCCGAGTACGAAAAGACCCTGATCACGCCGGACAGCCGTTTCGACAAGTGGCTGCGCGGCGACGACAAGGCCCTCAGCGCCCAGGAAGTGCAGGGCTACAACCGCTTCAAGGCCTACCGTTGCGCCTCCTGCCATGTGGGCAAGAGCGTAGGCGGCCAGTCCTACGAATACATGGACCTGAAAAAGGACTATTTCGCCGACAACCGCAACGGCAAGGAACTGGGTTCGGACAAGGGCCGCTACAACCATACCAAGAGCGACGTGGACATGCGCCGCTTCAAGGTGCCCAATCTGCGCAATATCGAGCTGACCGGCCCGTATCTGCATGACGGCACCGTGGACACGCTGGATGAAGCCGTGCGGATCATGGGCGTCTATTGCGCCGGTCTGGACGTGCCCCAGAGCGACCGCGACCTGATCGTGGCCTTCCTGCGCACTCTGACCGGCGAGCACAAGATGCTCTCCGGCAAGGTGGCGGCCAAGTAG
- a CDS encoding universal stress protein, whose translation MKEIKKILCAVDLSEHSKAVAEYAVLLAKGLGASVLVVYTAPSLSQYVGFHVPPNTIENFVGEIVTGAEKSMEAFVAENFAGVEAKGQVLIGYAAEEILNRAHEEKVDIIVMGTHGRKGIDRILFGSVAEKVVKNADMPVLTIRPAEPIGE comes from the coding sequence ATGAAGGAAATCAAGAAGATTCTTTGCGCTGTGGACCTCTCCGAGCACAGCAAGGCCGTGGCCGAATACGCGGTCCTGCTTGCCAAGGGTTTGGGGGCCAGCGTCCTCGTCGTGTATACGGCTCCCTCGCTGAGCCAATATGTGGGTTTTCATGTACCGCCCAATACCATTGAGAACTTCGTGGGTGAAATTGTCACCGGCGCGGAAAAGTCCATGGAGGCCTTCGTGGCCGAGAACTTCGCCGGCGTGGAAGCCAAGGGCCAGGTGCTCATCGGCTACGCGGCCGAGGAAATTCTGAACCGCGCCCATGAGGAAAAGGTGGACATCATTGTCATGGGTACCCACGGCCGCAAGGGCATTGACCGCATCCTTTTCGGTTCCGTCGCCGAAAAGGTGGTCAAGAATGCCGACATGCCCGTGCTGACCATCCGTCCCGCAGAACCCATCGGGGAATAA
- the hisC gene encoding histidinol-phosphate transaminase has protein sequence MSEISVRPHIRELDAYVPGLSIAEIQQKYGLSQVIKMASNENPLGASPLAQEAVRRHAPFLFRYPQGGNPRLVQALAGLHGVDPCRVAVGNGSDEIIDLLIRILAEPGKHSLACFEPCFSIYPIQGRISGVEVRRCPLEKDFSFNFDALLDLVDQSTRLVFVTTPDNPSGYCPPREAVADLARRLAGLAPDCLLVVDEAYMDFAEDEASASLLASDMLPDNTAVLRTFSKSWGLAGLRLGYGVLPPALAEYFWRARLPFSVNILAEEAALAALSDTAFRRATLDAVRQGRATLRDGLTKLGCAVWPSAANFLLFQLPPGAGTARDCFEALLRRGIIIRPLNSYHLPEHLRVSVGDAKENATFLAAMRDILTGSEGRRA, from the coding sequence ATGTCCGAGATCAGCGTGCGCCCACACATCCGGGAGCTCGACGCCTACGTGCCGGGGCTTTCCATTGCGGAAATCCAGCAAAAATACGGCCTTTCCCAGGTCATCAAAATGGCCAGCAATGAAAACCCGTTGGGGGCCTCGCCTCTGGCCCAGGAAGCCGTGCGCCGCCACGCGCCGTTTCTGTTCCGCTATCCCCAGGGCGGCAATCCGCGTCTGGTCCAGGCCCTGGCCGGACTGCACGGGGTGGACCCGTGCCGGGTAGCCGTGGGCAACGGCTCCGATGAAATCATTGATCTGCTGATCCGCATCCTGGCCGAACCGGGCAAACATTCCCTGGCCTGCTTTGAGCCCTGCTTCAGCATTTACCCCATCCAAGGCCGGATTTCCGGCGTGGAGGTCCGCCGCTGCCCGCTGGAAAAGGATTTTTCCTTCAATTTCGACGCCCTGCTCGACCTGGTGGACCAGAGCACCCGCCTGGTTTTCGTGACCACCCCGGACAATCCCTCAGGTTACTGCCCGCCGCGCGAGGCTGTGGCGGACCTGGCCCGGCGTTTGGCCGGGCTCGCGCCGGACTGCCTGCTGGTAGTGGACGAGGCCTATATGGATTTTGCCGAGGACGAGGCAAGCGCATCCCTCCTGGCCTCGGACATGCTGCCGGACAACACGGCCGTTCTGCGCACCTTCTCCAAAAGCTGGGGCCTGGCCGGGCTGCGCCTGGGCTACGGGGTGCTGCCGCCCGCTCTGGCCGAATATTTCTGGCGGGCGCGCCTGCCCTTCTCCGTCAACATCCTGGCGGAAGAGGCGGCGCTGGCCGCCCTGTCGGACACGGCCTTCCGCCGGGCGACTCTGGACGCTGTGCGCCAGGGACGCGCCACGCTGCGCGACGGCCTTACGAAGTTGGGTTGCGCTGTCTGGCCCAGCGCGGCCAATTTTCTGCTTTTCCAACTGCCTCCGGGCGCGGGTACGGCCAGGGACTGCTTTGAGGCCCTGCTCCGGCGCGGCATCATCATCCGCCCGCTGAACAGTTATCATCTGCCGGAGCACTTGCGCGTCAGCGTGGGCGACGCCAAAGAAAACGCGACCTTTCTTGCCGCCATGCGCGACATTCTGACCGGGTCCGAAGGGAGGCGCGCATGA
- a CDS encoding TIGR01777 family oxidoreductase encodes MRVVILGGTGFIGSALVKALLRAGHDVTVSSRRVRPQEDGGPAYARWDGQSPQALAEICKGAAAVVNLLGENIGAGRWTVARREAIIQSRVRAGEAVSAAFALLDKAGDALPKTLIQASASGWYGLWPDLATAPDCTEDAPAGSGFLAEVVRRWEASSAPVEALGVRRVRIRTAPVLGKGGGVLARMLPLYRWGLGGPAGTGRQPFPWIHLDDEAGAIVFLLEHPEISGPCNLCAPERTDAAGFARALGGVLHRPAFLRVPAVVLRLALGQMAEELLLNGQRYAPRKLLEAGYVFRYPNLDGALAACV; translated from the coding sequence ATGCGCGTTGTAATTTTAGGCGGCACGGGCTTTATCGGCTCGGCCCTGGTCAAGGCCCTGCTCCGGGCCGGACATGATGTGACGGTGAGCAGTCGCCGCGTCCGTCCCCAAGAGGACGGCGGACCGGCATACGCCCGGTGGGACGGCCAAAGCCCGCAGGCCCTGGCGGAAATCTGCAAGGGCGCGGCGGCTGTGGTCAATCTGCTGGGCGAGAATATCGGCGCCGGGCGCTGGACTGTTGCCCGGCGTGAAGCCATTATACAGAGCCGCGTCCGCGCGGGAGAAGCCGTGAGCGCTGCGTTCGCCCTGCTGGACAAGGCTGGGGATGCGTTGCCGAAAACCCTGATCCAGGCTTCTGCTTCGGGCTGGTACGGGCTCTGGCCCGATCTGGCGACGGCCCCTGACTGCACGGAAGACGCCCCTGCGGGGTCGGGCTTTCTGGCTGAAGTTGTCCGCCGCTGGGAGGCATCGTCCGCGCCGGTGGAAGCTCTAGGCGTGCGCCGGGTCCGTATCCGCACCGCACCGGTGCTGGGCAAGGGCGGCGGGGTCTTGGCCAGGATGCTGCCCCTGTACCGCTGGGGCCTGGGCGGCCCGGCGGGCACTGGCCGCCAGCCCTTTCCCTGGATTCATCTGGACGATGAAGCCGGGGCCATTGTCTTTTTACTGGAGCATCCGGAGATCAGCGGCCCCTGCAATCTCTGCGCGCCGGAGCGGACCGACGCGGCGGGCTTTGCCCGCGCTCTGGGCGGGGTGCTGCATCGCCCGGCGTTCTTGCGGGTGCCCGCCGTTGTCCTGCGGCTGGCCTTGGGACAAATGGCCGAGGAATTGCTGCTCAACGGCCAGCGCTACGCGCCGCGCAAGCTGCTGGAAGCGGGCTATGTCTTCCGCTATCCCAATTTGGACGGAGCGCTGGCGGCCTGCGTGTAA
- a CDS encoding outer membrane homotrimeric porin, which yields MKKIATLLLAAGLVFGAATGASAIDFKAKGQWIMSFDYGQNGNFTGGNGQTGYNGKEDDFEARQRVRLQLDAVASESLSGTVFFEIGDTMWGQEKSGGALGADGKIVEVKRAYIDWMVPQTDLKVRMGIQGVALPSFTTGSTVLNDDVAGITASYQFNENVGLTALWARAYNDNYPGGNWFDGNRMRPGHANYMDNLDAFALLVPLTFEGVKVTPWGMYAAIGPNTFRAENGSNRDPFGNIDNMGTSKGYVSAGMLPVGGAMHRDGTNANGERRLSSYGDAWWGGLTGEVTLWDPFRFAWDFNYGSVTWQDDGRLNRQGWLASLLFEYKLDWATPGLYGWYGSGDDSNPANGSERMPTLSANNTNGFSNFAFDGDPYIARDAAIGHGMGGTWGIGARLKDMSFVEDLKHTLRVNYIGGTNSPTMAKKMSLNGMAANGYTYDPDQFANVGREAMYLTTMDSALEVGLTNSYQMYENFVINVEADYIALWLDHSRSVWGNSKMNGKSDQERDAWNINASFVYSF from the coding sequence ATGAAAAAGATCGCTACGCTTCTGTTGGCGGCGGGCTTGGTGTTCGGTGCTGCTACCGGCGCCAGCGCCATTGATTTCAAGGCCAAAGGCCAGTGGATCATGAGCTTCGACTATGGCCAGAACGGCAATTTCACCGGCGGTAATGGTCAGACCGGCTACAACGGCAAGGAAGACGACTTTGAAGCCCGCCAGCGTGTGCGTCTGCAGTTGGACGCCGTGGCTTCCGAGTCCCTGTCCGGCACGGTCTTCTTTGAAATCGGCGACACAATGTGGGGGCAGGAAAAAAGCGGCGGCGCGTTGGGCGCGGACGGCAAGATCGTTGAGGTAAAGCGCGCTTACATCGACTGGATGGTGCCCCAGACCGACCTGAAGGTGCGTATGGGCATCCAGGGTGTGGCCCTGCCCAGCTTCACCACCGGCAGCACCGTGCTCAACGACGACGTGGCCGGCATCACCGCCTCCTACCAGTTCAACGAAAACGTGGGCCTGACCGCCCTGTGGGCGCGTGCCTACAATGACAACTACCCCGGCGGGAATTGGTTCGACGGCAACCGTATGCGCCCCGGCCATGCCAACTATATGGACAATCTGGACGCCTTTGCCCTGCTGGTGCCCCTGACCTTTGAGGGCGTAAAAGTGACCCCCTGGGGCATGTATGCGGCCATCGGCCCCAATACTTTCAGGGCTGAAAATGGGAGTAACCGTGATCCCTTCGGCAATATCGACAATATGGGCACTTCCAAAGGCTATGTAAGCGCCGGTATGCTGCCCGTGGGCGGCGCCATGCATCGGGATGGCACGAACGCCAACGGTGAACGCCGTCTGAGCTCCTATGGCGACGCCTGGTGGGGTGGCCTGACCGGCGAAGTGACCCTGTGGGATCCCTTCCGCTTTGCCTGGGATTTCAACTACGGTTCTGTGACCTGGCAGGATGACGGCCGCCTGAACCGTCAGGGCTGGCTGGCCTCCCTGCTCTTTGAATACAAACTGGATTGGGCCACTCCCGGTCTGTACGGCTGGTACGGTTCCGGTGACGACAGCAACCCGGCCAACGGTTCCGAGCGCATGCCCACTCTCAGCGCCAACAACACCAACGGATTCTCCAACTTCGCCTTTGACGGCGATCCCTATATCGCCCGCGACGCGGCCATCGGTCACGGCATGGGCGGTACCTGGGGCATCGGCGCGCGCTTGAAGGATATGAGCTTTGTGGAAGACCTCAAGCACACCTTGCGCGTGAACTACATCGGCGGCACCAATAGCCCGACCATGGCCAAGAAGATGAGCCTCAACGGCATGGCTGCCAATGGCTATACCTATGATCCTGATCAGTTCGCCAATGTGGGTCGTGAAGCCATGTACCTAACCACCATGGACAGCGCTCTGGAAGTCGGCCTGACCAACAGCTACCAGATGTACGAAAACTTCGTCATCAATGTGGAAGCCGACTACATCGCCCTCTGGCTGGATCATAGCCGCTCCGTGTGGGGCAACAGCAAGATGAACGGCAAGAGCGACCAGGAGCGCGACGCCTGGAACATCAACGCCAGCTTCGTGTACTCCTTCTAG
- the cmk gene encoding (d)CMP kinase → MSGRLPVVTLDGPAGVGKTTLARRMAESLGLAYLDTGAMFRCLALKLGPGAEHLPEDELRERCGQWTFSIAGRGQSATLFCNGQAVRGEVRTEEVGMLAARIGTVPVVRDVLRRAQRAMGEHSPLVAEGRDMGTVVFPDARFKFFLDAAPEVRAMRRLRDLENRGEHAELTALTEQIRQRDALDRNRTVAPLRPAADALIVDTSQLDIEGVLGVMLHYINVHGGMQALSSQAK, encoded by the coding sequence ATGAGCGGACGTCTGCCGGTGGTGACGCTGGACGGCCCCGCGGGCGTAGGCAAGACCACCCTGGCCCGACGCATGGCCGAAAGCCTAGGCCTGGCCTATCTGGATACCGGGGCCATGTTCCGTTGCCTGGCCCTCAAACTGGGCCCCGGCGCGGAGCATCTGCCCGAGGACGAACTGCGCGAGCGTTGCGGCCAGTGGACTTTCAGCATCGCGGGCAGGGGCCAGAGCGCCACGCTGTTCTGCAACGGCCAGGCCGTGCGCGGCGAAGTGCGCACTGAAGAAGTGGGCATGTTGGCCGCGCGCATCGGCACAGTGCCGGTGGTGCGCGATGTGCTGCGTCGGGCGCAGCGGGCCATGGGCGAACACTCGCCCTTGGTGGCGGAGGGCCGGGATATGGGCACTGTGGTCTTTCCGGATGCGCGCTTCAAGTTTTTTCTGGACGCCGCCCCCGAAGTGCGCGCCATGCGCCGCCTGCGCGACCTGGAAAACCGGGGCGAGCATGCGGAACTGACCGCCCTGACCGAACAGATCCGGCAGCGCGACGCCCTGGACCGCAATCGAACTGTGGCCCCTCTGCGCCCGGCTGCGGATGCCTTGATTGTGGATACATCCCAGCTGGATATTGAAGGTGTTTTGGGCGTGATGTTGCACTATATCAATGTGCACGGCGGCATGCAGGCCTTATCCTCACAGGCGAAATAG